A stretch of the Tannerella serpentiformis genome encodes the following:
- a CDS encoding alkaline phosphatase family protein, whose protein sequence is MRRILSSLLTLLAVTQIQAQQQRAPKLVIFITVDQLRGDYIEYFQHTFGERGFKRLLAEGAVCHNVRYGFANLNQASAFATLFTGAYPSVHGVTGLRTYSFEMAKEVSQLYDADYLGNFTRDNYSPRNLLAATIGDELKIVSGGRSEVYAIAPDAEAAILSAGHAANGAFWIDNYNGRWATTTYYKGVPWYVEKYNNGNESLPARLGTRVWQPALSADKYDALPCLSGSNTFQYTFKANTAGCYPDLKTSPFGNEEVSRLFNQFLEYGALGTRPTPDFVALTFYAGNYRGIRYSGNTREIQDLYHRLDKELERLIDAVEKKVGLQYVLFVLTGTGHFTSEEVRPEGTRWVGGEFHPKRCMALLNMYLMAIYGQKNWVREFYNNQVYLNRKAIEEAKIDLGEIQARAATFLQEFSGVERVTTDMTLRSGVWNENVIDLSRGTYHGRRGDLILALSPGWTVVNDDNAKDRPKVVRNQAVPTPVIFFGNGIKPQHIYREVEAVEIAPTVTHVMRIRSPNAGDALPIPEIR, encoded by the coding sequence ATGAGGCGAATCCTATCCTCCCTACTCACCCTACTGGCCGTCACGCAGATTCAGGCGCAACAACAGCGCGCGCCCAAGTTGGTCATCTTCATCACGGTCGATCAGTTGCGGGGCGATTACATCGAATATTTCCAACACACCTTCGGCGAGCGCGGCTTCAAGCGCCTGTTGGCTGAGGGTGCCGTCTGCCACAATGTCCGCTACGGCTTCGCCAATCTCAACCAAGCCTCCGCCTTCGCTACCCTCTTCACCGGCGCCTATCCATCGGTTCATGGCGTCACTGGCCTCAGGACCTACAGCTTCGAGATGGCCAAAGAGGTCTCCCAACTCTACGACGCCGACTATCTCGGCAACTTCACCCGCGACAATTATTCCCCCCGCAACCTGCTGGCCGCCACGATCGGCGACGAACTGAAGATTGTCTCCGGCGGACGCAGCGAGGTCTACGCCATCGCCCCCGACGCCGAAGCCGCCATCCTCTCCGCAGGTCATGCCGCCAACGGTGCTTTCTGGATCGACAACTACAACGGCCGCTGGGCCACCACGACTTATTATAAAGGGGTACCCTGGTACGTCGAGAAGTACAACAACGGCAACGAATCGCTGCCAGCCCGACTTGGCACGCGTGTCTGGCAACCCGCCCTCTCGGCTGACAAATACGACGCCCTGCCCTGCCTTTCGGGGTCGAACACTTTCCAGTACACCTTCAAGGCCAACACCGCCGGCTGCTACCCCGACCTCAAGACATCGCCCTTCGGCAACGAGGAGGTCAGCCGCCTCTTCAACCAATTCCTCGAGTACGGTGCCCTCGGCACCCGCCCCACGCCCGACTTCGTGGCGCTCACCTTTTACGCTGGCAACTACCGTGGCATTCGCTACTCCGGCAACACGCGTGAGATTCAAGACCTCTATCACCGCTTGGACAAAGAGTTAGAGCGACTCATCGATGCCGTCGAGAAGAAAGTCGGGCTGCAGTACGTGCTTTTCGTGCTCACCGGTACGGGCCACTTTACGAGCGAGGAGGTCCGCCCCGAAGGCACCCGTTGGGTCGGCGGCGAGTTCCACCCCAAGCGTTGCATGGCGCTGCTGAACATGTACCTCATGGCCATCTACGGGCAGAAGAATTGGGTGCGCGAGTTCTACAACAATCAAGTCTACCTCAACCGCAAAGCGATCGAGGAAGCCAAGATCGACCTGGGCGAAATACAAGCACGAGCCGCCACTTTCCTGCAGGAGTTCAGTGGCGTGGAGCGCGTTACGACCGACATGACGCTGCGCTCCGGTGTGTGGAACGAGAACGTGATTGATCTCAGTCGCGGCACCTATCACGGCCGTCGCGGCGACCTCATACTGGCGCTCAGCCCCGGCTGGACGGTCGTCAACGACGATAACGCGAAAGATCGCCCCAAGGTCGTCCGCAATCAGGCCGTACCCACGCCGGTCATCTTCTTCGGCAACGGTATTAAGCCGCAACACATCTACCGCGAAGTCGAGGCCGTCGAGATCGCGCCGACTGTCACGCATGTCATGCGCATCCGATCGCCCAACGCGGGCGACGCTCTTCCGATACCGGAGATCCGGTAA
- a CDS encoding lipoprotein N-acyltransferase Lnb domain-containing protein, protein MRFFHRWQTILIGLLTAITFSASGQNVRLSDAAEISLLTCSPSDEEAYTLYGHTAIRVRDPHPASDSMRPIDFVFNYGLFDFSKPHFIYRFARGETDYMLGGNDFEQFLAAYRARGSEVCEQTLALDSAERQRLLDALVENALPENRTYRYNFFFDNCATRPAAMIERAVNGSIAYEERREVETFRDLINGCTRRHPWLTFGCDLVVGAPADRPMHLRESFFIPERLRESFDGAWIITPDGSKRRLVSSTRLLSERTAPEIVPDFFTPLVCSLLLFIVVALLTLIEVRREASFRWLDFLLFFVAGMAGCVLAFLAFFSVHPAMWPNVTLLWLHPLHLIGAVCMAVKRCKRLSYVYHLLTFAALLAAGVGYVIVPQHFNAAFFPLMLTLLMRSGRYLTRRKKIRFE, encoded by the coding sequence ATGAGATTTTTCCATCGATGGCAGACGATCCTGATAGGCCTCCTTACAGCCATCACCTTCAGCGCTTCCGGGCAGAACGTGCGGCTGAGCGACGCCGCTGAGATCAGCCTCCTGACCTGTTCACCCTCCGACGAGGAGGCCTACACGCTCTATGGCCACACCGCCATCCGAGTGCGTGACCCCCACCCTGCGAGCGACTCTATGCGCCCGATCGACTTCGTGTTCAACTACGGCCTTTTCGATTTCTCCAAGCCCCATTTCATCTACCGCTTTGCCCGCGGTGAGACGGATTATATGCTCGGAGGAAACGATTTTGAGCAGTTCCTGGCCGCCTACCGTGCCCGCGGCAGTGAGGTCTGCGAGCAGACGCTGGCCCTCGACTCCGCCGAGCGGCAACGCCTCCTGGATGCCCTCGTGGAGAACGCCCTGCCGGAGAATCGCACGTATCGCTACAACTTCTTCTTCGATAACTGCGCGACGCGTCCGGCCGCGATGATTGAGCGCGCCGTCAACGGATCTATCGCTTATGAGGAGCGGCGCGAGGTGGAGACGTTTCGCGACCTGATCAACGGCTGCACCCGTCGCCATCCCTGGCTCACTTTCGGCTGCGACCTCGTGGTGGGTGCTCCCGCCGATCGGCCGATGCACCTGCGCGAATCATTCTTCATTCCTGAGCGGCTGCGCGAGTCGTTCGACGGCGCATGGATCATCACGCCCGACGGGTCGAAGCGTCGCTTAGTCTCCTCCACCCGTCTGCTCTCGGAGCGTACCGCCCCGGAGATCGTGCCCGACTTTTTCACGCCGCTCGTGTGTAGCCTGCTGCTCTTCATCGTCGTGGCGCTGCTGACCCTCATCGAGGTGCGGCGCGAGGCCTCGTTCCGTTGGCTGGACTTCCTGCTCTTCTTCGTGGCGGGGATGGCCGGCTGCGTTCTGGCCTTCTTGGCCTTCTTTTCGGTTCACCCCGCCATGTGGCCCAATGTGACGCTCCTTTGGCTTCATCCGCTCCATCTCATCGGCGCCGTCTGCATGGCCGTGAAGCGGTGTAAACGCCTGAGCTATGTGTATCATTTGCTTACATTCGCCGCGCTTTTGGCGGCAGGGGTCGGATACGTCATCGTCCCGCAGCATTTCAACGCCGCCTTTTTCCCCCTGATGCTGACCCTGCTCATGCGCTCGGGAAGATATTTGACGAGAAGAAAGAAAATCCGGTTTGAATAA
- a CDS encoding MarC family protein has product MDTSLLSFALLCFTSFFTLTNPLGTMPVFLTMTNGLDERQRRAIVRRATIVAFITVLVFTFSGQFLFKFFGISTNGFRIVGGVIIFKVGFDMLQARYTSLRLKKEEIKTYANDISITPLAIPILCGPGAIANAIVLMQDAHTLEMKGVLIGVIAFIYLFAYIILGFSTHLVRFLGETGNNVMMRLMGLILMVIAVECFVGGARPILVEILREGLR; this is encoded by the coding sequence ATGGATACTTCACTGCTCTCCTTCGCACTGCTCTGCTTTACATCGTTCTTCACGCTGACGAACCCGTTGGGCACCATGCCTGTCTTTCTGACCATGACGAACGGTCTGGACGAGCGTCAGCGCCGCGCTATCGTCCGTCGTGCCACCATCGTAGCCTTTATCACCGTGCTGGTCTTCACCTTTTCGGGCCAATTCCTCTTCAAATTCTTCGGTATTTCCACGAACGGCTTCCGTATAGTCGGTGGCGTGATCATCTTCAAAGTCGGGTTCGACATGCTCCAAGCGCGCTACACCTCGCTGCGCCTCAAAAAGGAGGAAATCAAGACCTACGCCAACGATATCTCCATCACGCCGCTGGCTATCCCCATACTCTGTGGCCCCGGTGCCATCGCCAACGCCATCGTGCTAATGCAAGACGCCCACACGCTCGAGATGAAAGGCGTGCTGATCGGCGTCATCGCCTTCATCTACCTCTTTGCTTACATCATCCTCGGCTTCTCCACCCACTTGGTGCGTTTTCTGGGGGAGACCGGCAACAACGTCATGATGCGACTCATGGGCCTGATACTGATGGTCATCGCTGTGGAGTGTTTCGTGGGTGGTGCCCGGCCGATCTTGGTCGAAATCTTGCGAGAAGGCCTCAGATAG
- the ribH gene encoding 6,7-dimethyl-8-ribityllumazine synthase, protein MATIYHNLSEYDFETVPDASEMRFGIVASEWNQNVTEKLLEGACNTLERHGAKQENIHIERVPGSFELTFGAKMMAQSQDVDVVIVIGCVIRGDTPHFDYVCSGVTQGVTGLNLEGDIPFIFGMLTTENLKQAEDRCGGRYGNKGDEAAVTAIKMVDFARRICTARK, encoded by the coding sequence ATGGCAACTATCTATCACAACTTGTCGGAATACGACTTCGAGACCGTCCCCGATGCCTCCGAAATGCGCTTCGGGATCGTGGCCTCAGAGTGGAATCAGAACGTCACCGAAAAACTCTTGGAAGGCGCCTGCAACACGCTGGAGCGTCATGGCGCCAAGCAGGAAAACATTCACATCGAGCGCGTGCCTGGTAGCTTTGAGCTCACTTTCGGCGCCAAGATGATGGCCCAGTCGCAGGACGTCGACGTCGTGATTGTCATCGGTTGCGTCATTCGGGGTGATACGCCGCATTTCGACTACGTCTGTTCGGGGGTGACACAGGGTGTCACTGGGCTGAACCTCGAGGGCGACATCCCCTTCATCTTCGGCATGCTTACGACCGAGAACCTCAAGCAAGCCGAAGATCGCTGTGGCGGTCGCTACGGCAATAAAGGCGATGAGGCGGCGGTGACCGCCATTAAAATGGTCGATTTCGCTCGCCGGATTTGCACGGCTCGAAAATAG
- a CDS encoding tetratricopeptide repeat protein, giving the protein MAKKTTNEEKEIEVEEIVSRSEQFIEKHKQKIIAGVSAIAVVVGLILAYHYLYAKPQAEKAKLAIFKGEQYLAMDSFALALNGNGVDYDGFEAIIDRFGGTKTGNLAKAYAGICYYHLGDPEKAIQRLKAYKGDDAQIAPTIIGLIGDCYVTTGNTKEGISYFEKAASKANNDLISPIYLKKAGLAYESLKQYPNALKAYETIRDKYNQSMEAMDIDKYITRVKLLSESK; this is encoded by the coding sequence ATGGCGAAAAAGACAACAAACGAGGAGAAGGAAATAGAAGTAGAAGAAATCGTTTCCCGATCGGAACAGTTTATTGAAAAGCATAAGCAGAAAATCATCGCCGGAGTGTCGGCCATAGCCGTTGTGGTCGGCCTCATTTTGGCCTACCACTACCTCTATGCCAAGCCACAAGCCGAGAAGGCTAAGCTGGCCATCTTCAAGGGCGAGCAATATCTGGCCATGGACTCTTTCGCCTTGGCGCTGAACGGAAACGGTGTCGACTACGACGGTTTCGAGGCCATTATCGATCGCTTTGGTGGCACCAAGACCGGTAATCTGGCCAAGGCCTACGCCGGCATCTGCTACTACCACCTCGGTGATCCCGAAAAAGCCATTCAGCGACTCAAAGCCTACAAGGGTGACGACGCCCAAATAGCCCCCACCATCATCGGACTGATTGGCGATTGCTATGTCACCACGGGCAACACGAAGGAAGGTATCAGCTACTTCGAGAAAGCTGCCTCGAAAGCCAATAACGACCTGATCAGTCCCATCTATCTGAAGAAGGCCGGCCTCGCCTACGAGTCCCTCAAGCAATACCCCAACGCCCTGAAGGCCTACGAGACCATCCGCGACAAATACAACCAGTCGATGGAGGCAATGGACATCGATAAGTACATCACTCGCGTCAAACTCCTCTCCGAATCCAAATAA
- the recF gene encoding DNA replication/repair protein RecF (All proteins in this family for which functions are known are DNA-binding proteins that assist the filamentation of RecA onto DNA for the initiation of recombination or recombinational repair.) encodes MILNKLSVLNYKNIRQADIVCSPKINCFFGNNGMGKTNLLDAIYYLSFCKSHVYTTEERLLRRGEDLCVLQGEYFFGDRTESIFFALPRGQRKQFKRNQKPYPRLSDHIGLLPLVMISPSDAELIRGGSDERRRWMDMILSQYDGLAMHALIRYNKALQQRNRMLREQSTDTALYEVLEMQLAQHGQQIFDARTRLIEEFLPFFDEYYRAIGRDDEAVGLRYISQLQTVDLEAELARHRERERREVGYTTTGVHKDDLEMTLDGLPIRHLGSQGQNKTCLVALKLAQYSFLSAKNTTLPILLLDDIFDKLDATRVEHIVRLVGEERFGQIFITDTNRKYLDSILESIRKEYAMFHVDVGMVTAMEEGR; translated from the coding sequence ATGATATTGAACAAGCTCTCCGTCCTGAACTATAAGAACATCCGGCAGGCTGACATCGTTTGCTCGCCGAAGATCAACTGCTTCTTCGGCAATAATGGTATGGGCAAGACCAATCTGCTCGACGCCATCTATTATCTCTCCTTCTGCAAGAGCCACGTCTACACCACCGAAGAGCGACTCCTCCGACGAGGCGAGGATCTCTGCGTCCTACAAGGTGAGTACTTCTTTGGCGACCGCACAGAGTCCATCTTTTTCGCCCTCCCACGCGGCCAACGCAAGCAATTCAAACGCAACCAAAAGCCTTACCCACGGTTGTCGGACCACATCGGGCTGCTGCCGCTCGTCATGATCTCGCCGTCGGATGCGGAGTTGATTCGCGGAGGGAGCGACGAGCGGAGACGGTGGATGGATATGATCCTCTCGCAATATGACGGTCTTGCCATGCATGCCCTCATCCGCTACAACAAGGCGCTGCAACAACGCAACCGTATGCTCCGCGAACAGAGCACCGACACTGCCCTTTACGAGGTGCTGGAGATGCAACTCGCGCAACACGGCCAACAGATTTTTGATGCTCGCACCCGCCTCATTGAGGAGTTCCTCCCCTTCTTCGACGAGTACTATCGCGCCATCGGGCGGGACGACGAGGCCGTGGGGCTGCGCTACATCTCGCAGTTGCAGACGGTCGATTTGGAGGCGGAGCTGGCACGCCACCGCGAGCGTGAGCGGCGTGAGGTAGGCTATACCACGACGGGTGTCCACAAGGACGATCTGGAGATGACGCTCGACGGCCTGCCCATCCGTCACCTCGGTTCACAGGGACAGAACAAGACGTGCCTCGTGGCGCTCAAGCTCGCGCAATACTCCTTCCTCTCGGCCAAGAACACCACGCTACCGATTTTACTGCTCGACGATATATTCGACAAGCTGGATGCCACGCGTGTGGAACACATCGTCCGGCTTGTTGGCGAGGAGCGATTCGGGCAGATCTTCATCACCGACACCAACCGCAAATACTTAGACAGCATCCTCGAGTCTATCCGTAAGGAATACGCCATGTTCCACGTCGACGTTGGAATGGTGACCGCCATGGAGGAAGGCCGATGA
- a CDS encoding DUF721 domain-containing protein, with protein MKRVNAQSIGDILREFFTQNPEIGRRLDEVRIIHAWREVLGPGVAQATREVYVRGATLHVVLDSAVLRSELMMWRDRLVHALNERVGTDVIREIRFR; from the coding sequence ATGAAACGCGTCAACGCCCAATCCATCGGCGATATTCTCCGTGAATTTTTTACCCAAAATCCCGAGATCGGTCGTCGATTGGATGAGGTACGCATCATCCATGCCTGGCGAGAAGTGCTTGGCCCGGGCGTGGCACAGGCTACGCGCGAAGTCTACGTGCGAGGCGCCACGCTGCACGTTGTGCTCGACTCCGCCGTCCTACGCAGCGAACTGATGATGTGGCGCGACCGCCTCGTCCATGCCCTCAACGAGCGGGTGGGTACCGACGTCATCCGAGAGATCCGTTTTCGGTAG
- a CDS encoding 2-hydroxyacid dehydrogenase family protein, with amino-acid sequence MAKILVAFDTVSEGFEALTSEHEVIFPPRGRDFTQAEIAERIGDCDVLCSVFDIPVGRDLIDCGHSLKLIANYAVGYNNIDTAYAAEKGIVVTNTPRSVIEPTADLALALLLSCSRRIAEWDRAFRRDRDAIEHGRLCRLGVNLYGKTLGILGYGNIGAAVARRCQAFGMTVLYNKRTRYGEAEERERGITYAEKDEVIRRADVLSLHTPLTPETRHLIGARELAMMKPTAILINTARGAVVDEPALVAALKDGRIAAAGLDVFEQNDVPSPELFELENVSLTPHIGTQTYDSRVEMVHELCNNVIGFLRGDRKIDRVN; translated from the coding sequence ATGGCAAAGATTTTAGTGGCATTCGACACGGTAAGCGAAGGCTTCGAAGCGCTTACCTCTGAACATGAAGTGATTTTTCCGCCTCGTGGGCGCGACTTTACGCAGGCCGAGATCGCCGAACGCATTGGCGATTGCGATGTGCTCTGCTCCGTTTTTGACATCCCCGTCGGCCGTGACCTGATCGACTGCGGCCATTCGCTCAAGCTGATTGCGAACTACGCCGTGGGCTACAACAACATCGACACGGCCTATGCGGCCGAGAAGGGGATCGTGGTGACGAACACGCCGCGGTCGGTGATCGAACCAACGGCTGACTTGGCGCTGGCGCTGCTGCTGAGCTGCTCGCGGCGCATCGCGGAGTGGGATCGCGCCTTCCGCCGTGATCGCGATGCGATCGAGCACGGACGACTCTGCCGACTCGGCGTCAACCTCTACGGTAAAACGCTCGGCATCCTGGGCTATGGCAATATCGGTGCGGCGGTGGCGCGGCGTTGTCAGGCCTTCGGCATGACGGTGCTCTACAACAAACGCACCCGCTACGGTGAGGCGGAGGAGCGTGAACGGGGCATCACGTATGCGGAGAAAGACGAGGTGATCCGTCGCGCCGATGTGCTGTCGCTTCACACGCCGCTGACGCCCGAGACGCGTCACCTGATTGGCGCCCGCGAGCTGGCGATGATGAAGCCTACGGCGATCCTAATCAATACGGCGCGTGGAGCTGTGGTGGACGAGCCGGCGTTAGTGGCAGCGCTCAAGGATGGGCGGATAGCCGCCGCAGGTCTCGATGTGTTCGAGCAGAACGACGTGCCCTCGCCCGAGCTTTTCGAGCTGGAGAACGTCTCGCTCACGCCGCACATTGGCACGCAGACGTACGACTCGCGCGTGGAGATGGTGCATGAGCTGTGTAACAACGTCATCGGCTTCCTACGCGGGGATCGGAAGATTGATCGCGTGAACTGA
- a CDS encoding type IX secretion system plug protein — protein sequence MKRWITAAMIVCAMAAKGQIYETAVRSNRVGALEVRVAGERLSEPYVELGGERQIEVTFDMLNPEPGERLAYSVVHCDADGRRSALVPMEYMDGFDGMEVDDASPSFNTTVPYMNYRLRLPNEQVRLKVSGVYAVEIYPEGRRNEVLLTARFNVGEGLVGISGEATANTDVALNRGVQQVNFAVDTKALTVNFPQRELKVFVEQNRRPDTRVGDLQPTSIGGTRLGYEHDRRLIFEAGNEYRRFECLTYRHAGMGVERIGFHNPYYHVDLRPDGPRRAYVYDEDQNGRYFTACNGCGEPAREADYGLVHFSYVSERLPGGEVYVMGDLTQNVFDERSRMQYNEASSCYEVALMLKQGYYNYGYVFVPNGERRGRMPAGDESLFETENEYTVSVFYRPAMGRYDRLVGRLTIGGRR from the coding sequence ATGAAAAGATGGATTACGGCTGCGATGATCGTGTGTGCGATGGCGGCAAAAGGACAGATATATGAGACGGCCGTGCGGTCGAACCGTGTGGGGGCGCTCGAGGTGCGAGTGGCTGGGGAACGGCTGTCGGAGCCCTATGTGGAGCTGGGCGGAGAGCGGCAGATCGAGGTGACGTTTGACATGCTGAACCCGGAGCCGGGCGAGCGGCTGGCCTATTCGGTGGTGCATTGCGACGCGGACGGCCGACGGTCAGCGCTGGTGCCGATGGAGTATATGGATGGCTTCGACGGGATGGAGGTGGACGACGCATCGCCTTCGTTCAACACCACCGTGCCGTACATGAATTACCGCCTGAGGCTACCTAACGAGCAGGTGCGGCTGAAGGTGTCGGGGGTGTATGCGGTGGAGATCTACCCCGAGGGGCGGCGCAATGAGGTGCTGCTGACGGCGCGTTTCAACGTGGGCGAAGGGCTGGTGGGGATCAGCGGCGAGGCAACGGCAAATACGGACGTGGCGCTGAACCGGGGTGTGCAGCAGGTGAACTTCGCAGTGGACACGAAGGCGCTGACGGTGAACTTTCCGCAGCGGGAGCTGAAGGTGTTTGTAGAGCAAAATCGGCGGCCGGACACACGGGTGGGCGACCTCCAACCGACCTCCATCGGAGGCACGAGGTTGGGCTACGAACACGACCGGCGACTGATCTTCGAGGCCGGAAACGAATATCGGCGGTTCGAGTGCCTGACCTACCGCCACGCGGGGATGGGCGTGGAGCGGATCGGCTTCCACAACCCGTATTACCACGTAGATCTGCGGCCAGACGGGCCGCGGCGGGCGTACGTCTACGACGAGGATCAGAACGGGCGCTACTTCACGGCGTGCAACGGCTGCGGAGAGCCGGCGCGAGAGGCTGATTATGGCTTGGTACACTTTTCGTACGTCTCGGAGCGCCTCCCAGGCGGGGAGGTCTACGTCATGGGCGACCTGACGCAGAACGTCTTCGATGAGCGCAGTCGGATGCAGTACAACGAGGCTTCGAGCTGCTACGAGGTGGCGCTGATGCTCAAGCAGGGGTATTACAATTATGGCTACGTGTTCGTGCCAAACGGCGAGCGGCGCGGTCGGATGCCGGCGGGGGACGAGAGCCTGTTTGAGACGGAAAACGAGTACACCGTCTCCGTCTTCTACCGCCCAGCAATGGGTCGCTACGATCGGCTTGTGGGGCGACTAACGATCGGGGGACGGAGATAG
- a CDS encoding glutaredoxin family protein, with protein sequence MKRITLFYLENCPFCKKARAAIDELKKQDRYKDIEIEMIEESKQPEVADKYDYYYVPTFYIDGRKVHEGGIFPDEVKAVLEQALE encoded by the coding sequence ATGAAACGTATCACATTGTTTTATCTGGAGAATTGCCCGTTCTGCAAGAAGGCGCGGGCGGCGATCGATGAGCTGAAGAAGCAGGATCGGTATAAGGACATCGAGATCGAAATGATCGAGGAGTCGAAGCAGCCTGAGGTGGCCGACAAGTACGATTACTACTACGTGCCGACGTTCTACATCGACGGCCGCAAGGTGCACGAAGGCGGCATCTTCCCCGACGAGGTGAAGGCCGTCTTAGAGCAGGCGTTGGAGTGA